One segment of Chelmon rostratus isolate fCheRos1 chromosome 17, fCheRos1.pri, whole genome shotgun sequence DNA contains the following:
- the si:ch211-198m17.1 gene encoding mucin-2 isoform X1, whose translation MFLSFVSVVFVLSAAVRGTTTATGTSTESPNARAVSDTTITPTSGSSSSITTSALTPPPSSTTEHFTASGSSSTPEKGTTESTTMKPSTSTAEMTSSQSSTESRTAAGADSSTITATSKFTTSSPTGSPSAPTSGTTPPPASSPSTSTTITHTSNSPTSATPKTSTTQTVSTNTSPETTPSSSTITTDGPTPSSPTAISTTSSLPTSTSPGSSTTLDTTTLSPSTTTSGEMTTAAITHDVTSDGGMSTDTPTTPAVSHMTVTPTSGSSSSITTSTLTAPPSSTTEHFTASVSATTESSTTESTTMKPSTTPASPQTTVTTVTTSSPTDSPSAPTSGTTTTPAPNTPTTHTTSDTTASTPTAQMTTDANASTQTAPASPDTTASSQTALSITNATASTATPHAPTDTTASTPTALMTTDANTSTQTAPASPDTTAGSQTAHSTIDTTASTATPHAPTDTTASTQTAQMTTDANASTQTAQMTTDANASTQTAPASPDTTAGSQTAHSTIDTTASTATSHAPTDTTASTSTALMTTDANASTQTAPASPDTTASSQTALSITNATASTATPHAPTDTTASTPTALMTTDANTSTQTAPASPDTTAGSQTAHSTIDTTASTATPHAPTDTTASTQTAQMTTDANASTQTAQMTTDANASTQTAPASPDTTAGSQTAHSTIDTTASTATSHAPTDTTASTSTALMTTDANASTQTAPASPDTTASSQTALSTTNATASTATPHAPTDTTASTSTALMTSVANTSTQTAPASPDTTAGSQTAHSTTDIIAITATPHAPTDTTANTSTAQMTTDANTGTQTAHTSSSPANASTVTPETSTSVLTTTALTTSTNTSPETTTTPSSSTISTITTAGPTPSSPTSISTASSLPTSTSPGNSTTLVTTTLSPSTTTSGGMTTAAITHDVTSDGGMSTDTPTTPAVSDTTVAPTLTPSSGITTSTLTAPPPSTTEHFTASVSATTESSTTESTTMKPSTTPASPQTTVTTVTTSSPTDSPSAPTSGTTTTPAPSTPTTHTTTGTTASSTAAHTTNTITSTPSTTAHTSSSPASTTTVTPETSTSVLTTTALTTSTNTSHETTTTTSSSTITTITTAGPTPSSPTSISTASSLPTSTSPGSSTTLVTTTLSPSTTTSGVTTNLTMSTKPPADTTTVSSTTASTAFITIPVLVCPAVPCPPDSICSDGTCQCRTGTVMENGVCTPAQVFAGELHLIALTFEPEMNNRSSKIFQETALNISKALFEALKDVPGYQRSEVLRLEEGSVRATVNNIFENTNATEDSIKESIEKAINDSADSGGLLAGAAFTGENLCDQAPFPCEIYSTTCENRNGRAICFCKDGYIASLYSNTTCIGCPSGQQPDGDTCKPCSFGYAGFNCNDSSLLAVVVISSVLGGLLLILVLAVLGYFCWRRFSKRKPDLSSSPYSSSESWPAGIVSIPRATTSWNSDRPVEMVEGANANIAGNRTYQNGAGFHRKQRGWKKTGSYELNPDGMRTFKGKNPSRYSYLVQGHENPYFLPGDDRIN comes from the exons GAACGACGACAGCGACAGGAACGAGCACTGAGTCACCCAACGCTCGTGCAGTTTCTGACACCACTATAACTCCAACCTCAGGTTCTAGTAGCAGCATCACAACGAGCGCTTTAACACCTCCACCATCATCCACCACAGAGCACTTCACAGCCTCAGGATCTAGTTCTACTCCAGAAAAAGGCACAACAGAATCTACAACTATGAAACCTTCGACCTCTACTGCAGAGATGACCTCATCTCAGTCCAGCACAGAGTCCAGgacagctgcaggagcagacagcagcaccaTTACTGCAACTAGTAAATTCACCACCAGCAGCCCAACTGGCTCCCCATCGGCTCCAACCAGTGGTACAACTCCCCCACCTGCTTCAAGCCCTTCTACAAGTacaacaatcacacacaccagcaacagCCCAACAAGTGCAACTCCAAAAACctctacaacacaaacagtctcTACTAACACCTCGCCTGAGACCACACCCTCATCCTCCACCATCACCACAGATGGACCCACACCCTCCTCACCTACCGCCATCTCCACCACTAGTTCTCTCCCTACAAGCACCTCCCCAGGCAGTAGCACCACTTTAGATACCACCACCCTTAGTCCCTCAACAACGACCTCAGGAG AAATGACGACAGCAGCCATCACACATGATGTCACCAGTGATGGAGGAATGAGCACTGACACACCCACCACTCCTGCAGTTTCTCACATGACTGTAACTCCAACCTCAGGAtcaagcagcagcatcacaacCAGCACCTTAACAGCTCCACCATCATCCACCACAGAGCACTTCACAGCTTCAGTATCTGCTACTACAGAAAGTAGCACAACAGAATCTACAACGATGAAACCTTCCACCACTCCTGCAAGCCCTCAAACCACTGTAACCACAGTCACCACCAGCAGTCCAACTGACTCCCCATCAGCTCCAACCAGCGGTACAACTACCACACCTGCTCCAAATACACCGACTACACACACAACCTCCGACACAACTGCAAGTACACCGACTGCACAGATGACAACCGATGCAAATGCAAGTACACAGACTGCACCTGCATCCCCCGACACAACTGCAAGCTCACAGACTGCACTTTCAATCACCAATGCAACTGCAAGTACAGCAACACCACATGCACCCACTGACACTACTGCAAGTACACCGACTGCACTGATGACAACTGATGCAAACACAAGTACACAGACTGCACCTGCATCCCCCGACACAACTGCAGGCTCACAGACTGCACACTCAACCATTGACACAACTGCAAGCACAGCAACACCACATGCACCCACTGACACTACCGCAAGTACACAGACTGCACAGATGACAACCGATGCAAATGCAAGTACACAGACTGCACAGATGACAACCGATGCAAATGCAAGTACACAGACTGCACCTGCATCCCCCGACACAACTGCAGGCTCACAGACTGCACACTCAACCATTGACACAACTGCAAGTACAGCAACATCACATGCACCCACTGACACCACTGCAAGTACATCGACTGCACTGATGACAACTGATGCAAATGCAAGTACACAGACTGCACCTGCATCCCCCGACACAACTGCAAGCTCACAGACTGCACTTTCAATCACCAATGCAACTGCAAGTACAGCAACACCACATGCACCCACTGACACTACTGCAAGTACACCGACTGCACTGATGACAACTGATGCAAACACAAGTACACAGACTGCACCTGCATCCCCCGACACAACTGCAGGCTCACAGACTGCACACTCAACCATTGACACAACTGCAAGCACAGCAACACCACATGCACCCACTGACACTACCGCAAGTACACAGACTGCACAGATGACAACCGATGCAAATGCAAGTACACAGACTGCACAGATGACAACCGATGCAAATGCAAGTACACAGACTGCACCTGCATCCCCCGACACAACTGCAGGCTCACAGACTGCACACTCAACCATTGACACAACTGCAAGTACAGCAACATCACATGCACCCACTGACACCACTGCAAGTACATCGACTGCACTGATGACAACTGATGCAAATGCAAGTACACAGACTGCACCTGCATCCCCCGACACAACTGCAAGCTCACAGACTGCACTCTCGACCACCAATGCAACTGCAAGTACAGCAACACCACATGCACCCACTGACACTACTGCAAGTACATCGACTGCACTGATGACATCCGTTGCAAACACAAGTACACAGACTGCACCTGCATCCCCCGACACAACTGCAGGCTCACAGACTGCACACTCAACCACTGACATAATTGCAATCACAGCAACACCACATGCACCCACTGACACTACAGCAAATACATCGACTGCACAGATGACAACCGATGCAAACACAGGTACACAGACTGcgcacaccagcagcagcccagCAAATGCAAGTACAGTGACTCCAGAAACCTCTACATCTGTACTTACTACAACTGCACTAACAACCTCTACTAACACCTCGCCTGAGACCACCACCACACCCTCATCCTCCACCATCAGCACAATCACAACAGCTGGACCCACACCCTCCTCACCTACCTCCATCTCCACCGCCAGTTCTCTCCCTACAAGCACCTCCCCAGGCAATAGCACCACTTTAGTTACCACCACCCTTAGTCCCTCAACAACGACCTCAGGAG GAATGACGACAGCAGCCATCACACATGATGTCACCAGTGACGGAGGAATGAGCACTGACACACCCACTACTCCTGCAGTTTCTGACACCACTGTAGCTCCAACTTTAACTCCAAGCAGCGGCATCACAACCAGCACCTTAACAGCTCCACCACCATCCACCACAGAGCACTTCACAGCTTCAGTATCTGCTACTACAGAAAGTAGCACAACAGAATCTACAACGATGAAACCTTCCACCACTCCTGCAAGCCCTCAAACCACTGTAACCACAGTCACCACCAGCAGTCCAACTGACTCCCCATCAGCTCCAACCAGCGGTACAACTACCACACCTGCTCCAAGTACACCGACTACACACACAACCACCGGCACAACTGCAAGTTCAACCGCTGCACACACAACCAACACAATTACAAGTACCCCGAGTACCACTGCACATACCAGCAGCAGCCCAGCAAGTACAACTACAGTGACTCCAGAAACCTCTACATCTGTGCTTACTACAACTGCACTAACAACCTCTACTAACACCTCGCATGAGACCACCACCACAACCTCATCCTCCACTATCACCACAATCACAACAGCTGGACCCACACCCTCCTCACCTACCTCCATCTCCACCGCCAGTTCTCTCCCTACGAGCACCTCCCCAGGCAGTAGCACCACTTTAGTTACCACCACCCTTAGTCCCTCAACAACGACCTCAGGAG TGACCACCAATTTGACTATGTCAACCAAACCACCCGCTGACACTACAACAGTCTCATCCACCACCGCTTCCACCGCCTTCATCACCATCCCAGTCCTGG TGTGTCCTGCTGTCCCGTGCCCACCTGACAGCATTTGTAGTGATGGCACTTGCCAGTGTCGCACTGGTACCGTCATGGAGAATGGCGTCTGTACGCCCG CTCAAGTGTTTGCAGGCGAGCTTCACCTCATCGCCCTTACCTTTGAGCCAGAAATGAACAACAGGTCCTCGAAAATATTCCAGGAAACAGCACTTAATATCTCAAAAGCG CTCTTTGAAGCTCTCAAAGACGTGCCTGGGTACCAAAGGTCTGAGGTTCTGCGACTTGA AGAAGGAAGCGTGAGAGCAACTGTAAACAACATCTTTGAAAACACCAATGCCACTGAAGACTCTATCAAAGAGTCCATTGAGAAAGCTATAAATGACTCAGCTGACTCAGGTGGACTATTGGCTGGTGCTGCTTTTACAG GTGAAAACCTGTGTGATCAGGCGCCATTTCCTTGTGAAATCTACTCTACAACTTGTGAAAATAGAAACGGCCGGGCTATTTGTTTCTGTAAAGACGGCTACATCGCCAGCCTGTACTCAAACACCACCTGCATCG GGTGTCCAAGTGGGCAGCAGCCAGATGGAGACACATGCAAACC GTGTAGTTTTGGATATGCTGGCTTCAACTGTAATGATT cgTCTCTGCTGGCAGTGGTGGTCATCTCCTCTGTACTGGGAGGACTTCTCCTCATCCTGGTCCTTGCTGTGCTCGGTTACTTCTGCTG GAGGAGATTCTCAAAGAGAAAGCCAGACCTCAGCAGCAGCCCATACTCCTCAAGTGAGTCCTGGCCCGCCGGCATCGTCTCCATCCCCCGTGCAACCACTTCATGGAATTCAGACCGTCCAGTGGAGATGGTAGAAGGGGCCAACGCCAATATCGCGGGGAACAGAACGTATCAAAACGGAGCG GGGTTCCATCggaagcagagaggatggaAAAAG ACGGGGTCATACGAACTCAACCCAGATGGAATGAGGACCTTCAAAGGTAAAAATCCGTCCCGGTACTCCTACCTGGTTCAAGGCCACGAGAACCCCTACTTCTTACCAGGAGATGACAGGATAAACTGA